From one Musa acuminata AAA Group cultivar baxijiao chromosome BXJ2-6, Cavendish_Baxijiao_AAA, whole genome shotgun sequence genomic stretch:
- the LOC135614684 gene encoding uncharacterized protein LOC135614684 isoform X4, which translates to MDDIDGMPLAKRRRIPISTSPSSSPHGPSTPKRSIGFPVERVSVEVSKKWPGLPRGVNFNPSDEDLLWHLLAKVGKGNADPHPFIHEFITCLDEFEAFGYTHPEKLPGIRKDRGDSYFFHKSFKTCIAEIRQHQKMRDSDSGDVCWQKSGKSKPMIVDGKHHGYKTMMILYENARWVMHQYHLGVEKIDQEEFVVSKIFYQRTGQVNRSVEDLALGTDETVLGEAGSLIFSKLDSHLDLVNADATSQDILMDDHDPKPHLSLEVYNHKYPSDVSEIADAQVCRVNSDMIPDSEVEGHTAKTGGNDIIQPSNLPNYLMDPKTEHPDCNTNLLIEGTDSMPMAVTGVHPNDDELDHVLLHVRTHMLLSSMKSGTTDSRCSSDSNSCGLNHTMENLLHAKDGGFVPQNDSMSNMETTYGKDILGPVQGISSCPLVNNTTDCDPGREQYNMHSPNKESSCMDSHLPESGNLYMANNIMAEPSGSSTAESYSMVHQCSNLPCCQNNILLEVSFSKENLGNDGVSSYHTPQTPVLGEGIVNTDCRPSRSGLSGQLISLKTETMEEVHTDHVSETNRGLEFGAYGLGTLEKHVIGISGTTDLCSSEVRMCPEVNLLKTNKFQTDQMICNCSKDANTLDPQLLTLGQSLEDQNNGNDVLDSVLPSIISEVKVEPLEEICTHNGSGTTAQKPVSSSLEATSRKPTRSCQSGYSAKTKKHTEYSLTDKHCKDLLSSDCCNSQRKTTINSLCSEQPSLKKDLPLNSNSSKFFNSACSRKGSNRQENVFLHKRSLIEQVGNRCSHHASITENVHVNNTEAHISRTEVKKEYADDFSKDMQADVISPKPEMLACGVVSYLKYNNNNMNNSQQFLPQNKKCEPVNTPNAQVNNFSLRRKRKKTATDSVERALEEDAPGLLQVLLDKGITIDEIKLYGAAEDDEALEISSSDDNFEELETVITKIFSSQASLFKFSVARHMKGSKAVYCLSCLISLIEQTRYLQFRNSPVEWGWCRDLQSFIFVFQMHNSSGAPRIWLCHIFL; encoded by the exons ATGGACGACATCGACGGCATGCCGCTGGCGAAGCGGCGCAGGATTCCCATCTCGACGAGTCCTTCCTCTTCGCCTCACGGTCCTTCCACTCCCAA GCGCTCAATTGGTTTTCCCGTAGAGCGAGTGTCAGTGGAAGTTTCAAAG AAATGGCCTGGTTTGCCAAGAGGTGTGAACTTTAATCCCTCTGATGAAGATCTACTCTGGCATTTGCTTGCTAAAGTTGGCAAGGGAAATGCTGACCCTCATCCGTTTATTCATGAGTTTATTACTTGTCTCGATGAATTTGAAGCATTTGGTTATACACACCCTGAGAAACTTCCTG GCATTAGGAAGGATCGGGGTGATTCTTACTTCTTTCACAAATCTTTTAAGACATGTATTGCTGAAATTAGACAACACCAGAAGATGCGTGACAGTGACAGTGGGGACGTCTGTTGGCAAAAGAGTGGTAAGTCCAAGCCTATGATCGTTGATGGGAAACACCACGGCTATAAGACCATGATGATTCTATATGAGAATGCCAGGTGGGTGATGCACCAATATCACTTGGGTGTGGAAAAGATAGACCAGGAAGAGTTTGTTGTTTCTAAGATATTCTACCAGAGGACTGGCCAGGTCAACAGAAGTGTGGAAGACTTGGCTCTGGGCACAGATGAAACTGTACTTGGAGAAGCAGGGTCACTAATTTTTTCCAAGTTGGATAGCCACCTTGATCTCGTTAACGCAGATGCAACTTCACAG GATATTTTGATGGATGACCATGATCCTAAGCCCCACCTGTCCTTGGAAG TGTACAATCACAAGTATCCATCTGATGTTTCTGAAATAGCTGATGCTCAAGTATGTAGAGTTAATTCAGATATGATACCTGATTCTGAAGTTGAAGGCCATACTGCTAAGACCGGAGGAAATGATATCATCCAACCATCTAATCTACCAAATTATCTTATGGATCCGAAGACTGAGCACCCTGACTGCAACACAAATCTTCTTATCGAGGGTACGGACAGTATGCCTATGGCTGTTACTGGAGTCCATCCTAACGATGATGAACTCGATCATGTTTTGTTGCATGTTCGTACTCACATGTTGTTGTCAAGCATGAAATCAGGCACTACTGATTCCAGATGTTCTTCTGATAGTAACAGTTGTGGTTTAAACCACACTATGGAAAATTTGTTGCATGCCAAAGATGGTGGATTTGTTCCTCAAAATGATTCGAT GAGTAACATGGAAACAACTTACGGAAAAGATATCCTTGGCCCGGTGCAG GGTATTTCTTCGTGTCCTTTAGTGAACAACACTACTGACTGTGACCCTGGCAGAGAACAATACAATATGCATTCACCCAATAAAGAAAGCAGTTGTATGGATAGCCATCTTCCTGAAAGTGGTAATTTATACATGGCAAACAATATAATGGCCGAGCCTTCTGGAAGTTCTACTGCAGAAAGTTATTCCATGGTTCATCAGTGTTCAAATTTGCCTTGCTGCCAAAACAATATTTTGTTAGAAGTTAGCTTCTCCAAAGAGAATCTTGGCAACGATGGTGTATCCTCGTATCATACACCTCAGACACCTGTTTTAGGAGAAGGAATTGTAAATACTGATTGCAGACCCTCTCGATCAGGTTTATCTGGCCAGCTGATTTCACTAAAAACTGAAACCATGGAAGAAGTCCATACTGATCATGTCTCTGAAACTAATAGAGGACTAGAATTTGGTGCTTATGGATTAGGGACATTGGAAAAGCATGTCATAGGTATTTCTGGTACTACAGATCTATGCTCATCGGAAGTCAGAATGTGTCCTGAGGTCAATTTGTTAAAAACAAACAAATTTCAGACAGACCAGATGATATGCAACTGCTCAAAGGATGCAAATACCTTGGATCCTCAACTGTTAACTCTAGGTCAAAGCCTGGAAGACCAGAATAATGGCAATGATGTGCTCGATTCAGTACTGCCTAGCATCATTAGTGAAGTGAAAGTTGAACCTTTGGAAGAAATTTGCACCCACAATGGTTCGGGAACAACTGCTCAAAAACCTGTAAGCTCTTCACTTGAAGCAACTTCTAGAAAACCTACGAGGTCTTGCCAAAGTGGTTATTCTGCAAAGACCAAAAAACATACTGAATACTCACTGACAGACAAGCATTGTAAAGATCTGCTTTCATCTGACTGCTGTAATTCACAAAGAAAGACCACAATAAATTCTTTATGTTCAGAACAACCATCCCTTAAGAAGGATTTACCCCTAAATTCAAATTCTTCGAAGTTTTTTAATAGTGCCTGTTCACGAAAAGGCAGTAACAGACAAGAAAATGTTTTCTTACACAAAAGAAGTTTGATCGAGCAAGTCGGAAATAGGTGCTCCCATCATGCATCTATAACTGAAAATGTACATGTGAATAATACTG AGGCTCATATTTCAAGAACAGAGGTCAAGAAGGAATATGCTGATGATTTCTCCAAGGACATGCAAGCTGATGTGATTTCTCCAAAACCTGAGATGCTGGCTTGCGGAGTAGTTTCTTACTTGaagtacaacaacaacaacatgaacAACTCACAACAGTTTCTGCCACAGAATAAAAAATGTGAACCAGTCAATACTCCAAATGCTCAAGTTAACAATTTTTCTCTTCgtaggaaaaggaagaagactgCAAC GGATTCAGTAGAAAGAGCACTCGAGGAAGATGCTCCAGGGCTTCTGCAG GTTTTATTGGACAAAGGAATAACAATCGATGAGATCAAGCTTTATGGAGCTGCTGAAGATGATGAAGCACTGGAGATCTCTTCGTCAGATGACAACTTTGAAGAGCTTGAAACTGTAATTACTAAG ATATTTTCTTCACAAGCTTCTCTATTCAAGTTTTCAGTGGCACGCCACATGAAGGGATCAAAGGCTGTTTATTGTTTATCTTGCTTAATTTCTTTGATCGAACAG ACTCGATATCTTCAGTTTCGTAATAGTCCAGTGGAATGGGGATGGTGTAGGGATCTGCAatcatttatttttgtttttcaaaTGCATAATAG TTCTGGAGCGCCCAGAATATGGTTATGCCACATATTTCTTTGA
- the LOC135614684 gene encoding uncharacterized protein LOC135614684 isoform X3 — protein sequence MDDIDGMPLAKRRRIPISTSPSSSPHGPSTPKRSIGFPVERVSVEVSKKWPGLPRGVNFNPSDEDLLWHLLAKVGKGNADPHPFIHEFITCLDEFEAFGYTHPEKLPGIRKDRGDSYFFHKSFKTCIAEIRQHQKMRDSDSGDVCWQKSGKSKPMIVDGKHHGYKTMMILYENARWVMHQYHLGVEKIDQEEFVVSKIFYQRTGQVNRSVEDLALGTDETVLGEAGSLIFSKLDSHLDLVNADATSQDILMDDHDPKPHLSLEVYNHKYPSDVSEIADAQVCRVNSDMIPDSEVEGHTAKTGGNDIIQPSNLPNYLMDPKTEHPDCNTNLLIEGTDSMPMAVTGVHPNDDELDHVLLHVRTHMLLSSMKSGTTDSRCSSDSNSCGLNHTMENLLHAKDGGFVPQNDSMSNMETTYGKDILGPVQIQRRVKKKQHLERNESFELFEGISSCPLVNNTTDCDPGREQYNMHSPNKESSCMDSHLPESGNLYMANNIMAEPSGSSTAESYSMVHQCSNLPCCQNNILLEVSFSKENLGNDGVSSYHTPQTPVLGEGIVNTDCRPSRSGLSGQLISLKTETMEEVHTDHVSETNRGLEFGAYGLGTLEKHVIGISGTTDLCSSEVRMCPEVNLLKTNKFQTDQMICNCSKDANTLDPQLLTLGQSLEDQNNGNDVLDSVLPSIISEVKVEPLEEICTHNGSGTTAQKPVSSSLEATSRKPTRSCQSGYSAKTKKHTEYSLTDKHCKDLLSSDCCNSQRKTTINSLCSEQPSLKKDLPLNSNSSKFFNSACSRKGSNRQENVFLHKRSLIEQVGNRCSHHASITENVHVNNTEAHISRTEVKKEYADDFSKDMQADVISPKPEMLACGVVSYLKYNNNNMNNSQQFLPQNKKCEPVNTPNAQVNNFSLRRKRKKTATDSVERALEEDAPGLLQVLLDKGITIDEIKLYGAAEDDEALEISSSDDNFEELETVITKIFSSQASLFKFSVARHMKGSKAVYCLSCLISLIEQTRYLQFRNSPVEWGWCRDLQSFIFVFQMHNSSGAPRIWLCHIFL from the exons ATGGACGACATCGACGGCATGCCGCTGGCGAAGCGGCGCAGGATTCCCATCTCGACGAGTCCTTCCTCTTCGCCTCACGGTCCTTCCACTCCCAA GCGCTCAATTGGTTTTCCCGTAGAGCGAGTGTCAGTGGAAGTTTCAAAG AAATGGCCTGGTTTGCCAAGAGGTGTGAACTTTAATCCCTCTGATGAAGATCTACTCTGGCATTTGCTTGCTAAAGTTGGCAAGGGAAATGCTGACCCTCATCCGTTTATTCATGAGTTTATTACTTGTCTCGATGAATTTGAAGCATTTGGTTATACACACCCTGAGAAACTTCCTG GCATTAGGAAGGATCGGGGTGATTCTTACTTCTTTCACAAATCTTTTAAGACATGTATTGCTGAAATTAGACAACACCAGAAGATGCGTGACAGTGACAGTGGGGACGTCTGTTGGCAAAAGAGTGGTAAGTCCAAGCCTATGATCGTTGATGGGAAACACCACGGCTATAAGACCATGATGATTCTATATGAGAATGCCAGGTGGGTGATGCACCAATATCACTTGGGTGTGGAAAAGATAGACCAGGAAGAGTTTGTTGTTTCTAAGATATTCTACCAGAGGACTGGCCAGGTCAACAGAAGTGTGGAAGACTTGGCTCTGGGCACAGATGAAACTGTACTTGGAGAAGCAGGGTCACTAATTTTTTCCAAGTTGGATAGCCACCTTGATCTCGTTAACGCAGATGCAACTTCACAG GATATTTTGATGGATGACCATGATCCTAAGCCCCACCTGTCCTTGGAAG TGTACAATCACAAGTATCCATCTGATGTTTCTGAAATAGCTGATGCTCAAGTATGTAGAGTTAATTCAGATATGATACCTGATTCTGAAGTTGAAGGCCATACTGCTAAGACCGGAGGAAATGATATCATCCAACCATCTAATCTACCAAATTATCTTATGGATCCGAAGACTGAGCACCCTGACTGCAACACAAATCTTCTTATCGAGGGTACGGACAGTATGCCTATGGCTGTTACTGGAGTCCATCCTAACGATGATGAACTCGATCATGTTTTGTTGCATGTTCGTACTCACATGTTGTTGTCAAGCATGAAATCAGGCACTACTGATTCCAGATGTTCTTCTGATAGTAACAGTTGTGGTTTAAACCACACTATGGAAAATTTGTTGCATGCCAAAGATGGTGGATTTGTTCCTCAAAATGATTCGAT GAGTAACATGGAAACAACTTACGGAAAAGATATCCTTGGCCCGGTGCAG ATTCAGAGGAGAGTGAAAAAGAAGCAGCATCTCGAGAGGAACGAGTCTTTTGAGTTATTTGAG GGTATTTCTTCGTGTCCTTTAGTGAACAACACTACTGACTGTGACCCTGGCAGAGAACAATACAATATGCATTCACCCAATAAAGAAAGCAGTTGTATGGATAGCCATCTTCCTGAAAGTGGTAATTTATACATGGCAAACAATATAATGGCCGAGCCTTCTGGAAGTTCTACTGCAGAAAGTTATTCCATGGTTCATCAGTGTTCAAATTTGCCTTGCTGCCAAAACAATATTTTGTTAGAAGTTAGCTTCTCCAAAGAGAATCTTGGCAACGATGGTGTATCCTCGTATCATACACCTCAGACACCTGTTTTAGGAGAAGGAATTGTAAATACTGATTGCAGACCCTCTCGATCAGGTTTATCTGGCCAGCTGATTTCACTAAAAACTGAAACCATGGAAGAAGTCCATACTGATCATGTCTCTGAAACTAATAGAGGACTAGAATTTGGTGCTTATGGATTAGGGACATTGGAAAAGCATGTCATAGGTATTTCTGGTACTACAGATCTATGCTCATCGGAAGTCAGAATGTGTCCTGAGGTCAATTTGTTAAAAACAAACAAATTTCAGACAGACCAGATGATATGCAACTGCTCAAAGGATGCAAATACCTTGGATCCTCAACTGTTAACTCTAGGTCAAAGCCTGGAAGACCAGAATAATGGCAATGATGTGCTCGATTCAGTACTGCCTAGCATCATTAGTGAAGTGAAAGTTGAACCTTTGGAAGAAATTTGCACCCACAATGGTTCGGGAACAACTGCTCAAAAACCTGTAAGCTCTTCACTTGAAGCAACTTCTAGAAAACCTACGAGGTCTTGCCAAAGTGGTTATTCTGCAAAGACCAAAAAACATACTGAATACTCACTGACAGACAAGCATTGTAAAGATCTGCTTTCATCTGACTGCTGTAATTCACAAAGAAAGACCACAATAAATTCTTTATGTTCAGAACAACCATCCCTTAAGAAGGATTTACCCCTAAATTCAAATTCTTCGAAGTTTTTTAATAGTGCCTGTTCACGAAAAGGCAGTAACAGACAAGAAAATGTTTTCTTACACAAAAGAAGTTTGATCGAGCAAGTCGGAAATAGGTGCTCCCATCATGCATCTATAACTGAAAATGTACATGTGAATAATACTG AGGCTCATATTTCAAGAACAGAGGTCAAGAAGGAATATGCTGATGATTTCTCCAAGGACATGCAAGCTGATGTGATTTCTCCAAAACCTGAGATGCTGGCTTGCGGAGTAGTTTCTTACTTGaagtacaacaacaacaacatgaacAACTCACAACAGTTTCTGCCACAGAATAAAAAATGTGAACCAGTCAATACTCCAAATGCTCAAGTTAACAATTTTTCTCTTCgtaggaaaaggaagaagactgCAAC GGATTCAGTAGAAAGAGCACTCGAGGAAGATGCTCCAGGGCTTCTGCAG GTTTTATTGGACAAAGGAATAACAATCGATGAGATCAAGCTTTATGGAGCTGCTGAAGATGATGAAGCACTGGAGATCTCTTCGTCAGATGACAACTTTGAAGAGCTTGAAACTGTAATTACTAAG ATATTTTCTTCACAAGCTTCTCTATTCAAGTTTTCAGTGGCACGCCACATGAAGGGATCAAAGGCTGTTTATTGTTTATCTTGCTTAATTTCTTTGATCGAACAG ACTCGATATCTTCAGTTTCGTAATAGTCCAGTGGAATGGGGATGGTGTAGGGATCTGCAatcatttatttttgtttttcaaaTGCATAATAG TTCTGGAGCGCCCAGAATATGGTTATGCCACATATTTCTTTGA